One part of the Muntiacus reevesi chromosome 18, mMunRee1.1, whole genome shotgun sequence genome encodes these proteins:
- the RAI1 gene encoding retinoic acid-induced protein 1 — translation MQSFRERCGFHGKQQTYQQTSQETSRLENYRQPSQAGLSCERQRLLTKDYYGPQPFPGYEGGAGTPATARAGKGLSSPQAPPGRPAFAGYTVQDGSPYPGRYSGEEGLQAWGGPQPPPPQPQPLPGGVGKYDENLMKKTVVPPSRQYPEQGAQLPFRTHALHVQQQLPQPPPSLAYPKLQRQKPQSDIASPLPFPQGGHFPQQSQSFPASSTYSSSGQAGGQGAHSYKSCTAPSAQPHDRPLTANASLAPSQRVPNLHAYQSSRLSYDTQKQQQQQQQALQSRHHAQESLHYQNLAKYQHYGQQGPGYCQPDATVRTPEQYYQTFSPGSGHSPARSVGRSPSYSSTPSPLMPNLENFPYNQQPLGPGAFPAGLTDHSHFMPLLNPSPTDAAGSVDTQAANCKALQKDKLPESLLSDLSLHSLTALTSQVENISNTVQQLLLSKAAGPQKKSLKSLVARTPEQHKSQHCSPEGSGYSAEPAGTPLSEPLSSTPQSTHAEPPETDYLSGSEDPLERSFLYCSQARGSPARVHGGSKAKPESVSTCSVTSPDDMSTKSDDSFQSLHGSLPLDSFSKLVAGERDCPRLLLSALAQEDLASEILGLQEAISEKADKAWAEAPGLAKDAGKPPFSLENHSACLDPVAKSAWPRPGEPEALPEALQLDKGSSAKDFSPGLFEDPSVGFTTPDPKKTAGPLSFSAKPTLGATASDPTVAFDCFPDTTSAGSADGAHPFAWPEENLGDACPRWGLHPSELTKGLEQGGKVTDSAGQEDAREASACLGFQEEAPPGEKAAVPRDSQQEAAGGVKEEAGGLLQCPEVGKADRWLEDSRHCCSAADFGDLPLLPAPGRKEDLEAEEYSSLCELLGSPEQRPGLQDALSPKATLLCGKEEVEEVLDPKAGWGSPCPLSGDSVILLGPTVGAESKVQSWFESSLSHMKPEEEGPEGVLAPGDSAAVTPEASLAQKPNKPAVPEAPIAKKEPVPRGKSLRSRRVHRGLPEAEDSPCRAPALPKDLLLPESCTGPPQGQMEGAGAPGRGISEGLPRMCTRSFTALSEPRTPGPPGLPTTPAPPDKLGGKQRAAFKSGKRVGKPSPKAASSPSNPAALPVASDSSPMGSKTKETDSLDAPGKDQRSMILRSRSRAQEAFHSKRRRPSESRLPNCRATKKLLANNHLPATFKVTGSPQKEGRAGQRARVPKPGAGGKLSDRPLHALKRKSAFMAPVPTKKRNLVLRSGGLGGDVKEEGAEGSPTLFKRMTSPKKAKPTKGNGEPTAKPPPLETPDTSLKLASRASFQGAMKTKVLPPRKGRGLKLEAIVQKITSPSLKKFACRAPGAPPGNPVSPSLPEKERGLKSTGGSLLGTEEGLLNVSPGQKFPTALGAEPLCRNPTNRSLKGKLVNSKKLSLTDGFKTEAFMSPEALLPGGTALAPKKRSRKGRAGTLGLPKGSLEKRPHLGPALLLTPRDRANGTQGGSEDSSGVGGKKPKTEELGLAAQPPEGRPCQPQTRAQKQPGHANYSSYSKRKRLTRGRAKSTTSSPCKGRAKRRRQQQVLPLDPAEPEIRLKYISSCKRLRADSRTPAFSPFVRVEKRGAFTTVCTVVNSPGEEPQPQRKPSSSSSSSSCSFSLDAAGASLATLPGGSVPQPRPSLPLSSTMHLGPVVSKALSTSCLVCCLCQNPANFKDLGDLCGPYYPEHCLPKKKPKLKEKVRLEGTCEEASLPLERTLKGLECPAAASAAATTTTTGKPPRPDGPADPAKQGSLRTSARGLSRRLQSCYCCDGRGDGSEEAAPADKSRKHECSKEPPAEPGGDTQEHWVHEACAVWTGGVYLVAGKLFGLQEAMKVALDMTCSSCQEAGATIGCCHKGCLHTYHYPCANDAGCIFIEENFSLKCPKHKRLPL, via the exons ATGCAGTCTTTTCGAGAAAGGTGTGGTTTCCATGGCAAACAGCAGACCTACCAGCAGACCTCACAGGAGACGTCGCGCCTGGAGAACTACAGGCAGCCAAGTCAGGCCGGGCTGAGCTGCGAACGGCAGCGTCTGCTGACCAAGGACTACTACGGCCCGCAGCCCTTCCCCGGCTACGAGGGCGGCGCGGGCACGCCCGCCACCGCGCGTGCTGGCAAAGGCCTGTCCTCGCCGCAGGCCCCGCCAGGGAGGCCGGCCTTCGCAGGCTACACCGTCCAGGACGGCAGCCCCTACCCGGGCCGCTACTCGGGCGAGGAGGGCCTGCAGGCCTGGGGGGGCCCCCAGCCACCCCCTCCTCAGCCGCAGCCCCTGCCAGGCGGGGTGGGCAAATATGACGAGAACCTGATGAAAAAGACGGTGGTTCCTCCCAGCCGGCAGTACCCTGAGCAGGGTGCCCAGCTGCCCTTCCGGACTCACGCCCTCCACGTCCAGCAGCAGCTGCCGCAGCCCCCGCCATCCCTGGCATACCCCAAGCTCCAGAGGCAGAAACCCCAGAGTGACATTGCCTCCCCCCTGCCCTTCCCCCAGGGCGGCCACTTCCCCCAGCAGTCCCAATCCTTCCCCGCCTCCTCTACCTACTCCTCCAGTGGCCAGGCCGGCGGGCAGGGGGCCCACTCCTACAAGAGCTGCACGGCCCCCTCCGCCCAGCCCCACGACAGGCCGCTGACCGCCAACGCCAGCCTGGCCCCCAGCCAGCGGGTCCCGAACCTTCACGCCTACCAGTCCAGCCGCCTCAGCTATGAcacacagaagcagcagcagcagcagcagcaggccctcCAGAGCCGTCACCATGCCCAGGAAAGCCTGCACTACCAAAACCTCGCCAAGTACCAACACTATGGGCAGCAAGGCCCAGGTTACTGTCAGCCGGATGCAACCGTCAGGACCCCAGAGCAGTACTACCAGACCTTCAGTCCCGGCTCCGGCCACTCACCCGCCCGCTCCGTGGGCCGCTCACCCTCCTATAGCTCCACCCCATCACCACTGATGCCCAACCTGGAGAACTTTCCCTACAACCAGCAGCCACTCGGCCCTGGGGCCTTTCCCGCCGGCCTCACTGACCACAGCCACTTCATGCCCCTGCTCAACCCCTCCCCGACGGATGCCGCTGGCTCTGTGGACACCCAGGCCGCCAACTGCAAGGCCCTGCAGAAGGACAAGCTTCCTGAGAGCCTGCTGTCGGACCTCAGCCTACATAGCCTCACGGCCCTGACCTCCCAGGTGGAGAACATCTCTAACACcgtgcagcagctgctgctgtcCAAGGCGGCCGGGCCTCAGAAGAAGAGCCTCAAGAGCCTGGTGGCCCGGACCCCGGAGCAGCACAAAAGCCAGCACTGCAGCCCCGAGGGCAGCGGCTACTCGGCCGAGCCAGCAGGCACACCGCTATCGGAGCCGCTGAGCAGCACACCACAGTCCACGCACGCTGAGCCGCCTGAGACTGACTACCTGAGCGGCTCTGAGGACCCGCTGGAGCGCAGCTTCCTCTACTGCAGCCAGGCCCGCGGCAGCCCCGCCAGGGTCCACGGCGGCTCCAAGGCTAAGCCCGAGTCCGTGTCCACCTGCTCCGTGACCTCGCCAGACGACATGTCCACCAAGTCTGACGACTCCTTCCAGAGCCTGCACGGCAGCCTGCCCCTCGACAGCTTCTCCAAGCTTGTGGCCGGCGAGCGGGACTGCCCACGACTGCTGCTTAGCGCCCTGGCACAGGAGGACTTGGCCTCCGAGATCCTAGGGCTGCAGGAGGCCATCAGCGAGAAGGCCGACAAGGCCTGGGCCGAGGCTCCGGGCCTGGCCAAAGACGCCGGCAAGCCACCCTTCTCTCTGGAGAACCACAGCGCCTGCCTGGACCCTGTGGCCAAGAGTGCATGGCCACGGCCAGGGGAGCCGGAGGCCCTGCCTGAGGCCCTGCAGCTGGACAAGGGCAGCAGTGCCAAGGACTTCAGTCCGGGGCTATTTGAAGACCCCTCTGTGGGCTTCACCACCCCTGACCCCAAGAAGACAGCCGGGCCCCTCTCCTTCAGCGCCAAGCCCACCCTGGGGGCCACTGCCTCAGACCCAACCGTGGCTTTTGATTGCTTCCCAGACACGACCTCTGCCGGCTCCGCGGATGGTGCCCACCCCTTTGCCTGGCCCGAGGAGAACCTGGGGGATGCCTGTCCTCGGTGGGGGCTGCACCCCAGCGAGCTCACCAAGGGTCTGGAGCAGGGCGGAAAGGTCACTGACAGTGCCGGCCAGGAGGACGCCCGAGAGGCTTCGGCCTGCCTGGGCTTCCAGGAGGAGGCGCCCCCTGGGGAGAAGGCTGCGGTGCCCCGGGACTCCCAGCAGGAGGCGGCGGGCGGGGTGAAGGAGGAGGCGGGCGGGCTGCTGCAGTGCCCCGAGGTGGGCAAGGCCGACCGCTGGCTGGAGGACAGCCGGCACTGCTGCTCGGCTGCCGACTTTGGGGACCTCCCACTGCTGCCGGCGCCAGGCCGGAAGGAGGACCTGGAGGCCGAGGAGTACTCGTCCCTGTGCGAGCTCCTGGGCAGCCCCGAGCAGAGGCCAGGCCTGCAGGATGCGCTGTCGCCCAAGGCCACGCTGCTGTGTGgcaaggaggaggtggaggaggtgcTGGACCCCAAGGCCGGCTGGGGCTCCCCGTGCCCCCTCTCCGGGGATTCGGTCATCTTGCTGGGCCCCACCGTGGGCGCCGAGTCCAAGGTTCAGAGCTGGTTCGAGTCCTCCCTATCCCATATGAAGCCAGAGGAAGAGGGGCCCGAGGGGGTGCTGGCCCCAGGGGATTCTGCCGCCGTGACCCCGGAGGCCTCCCTGGCACAGAAGCCGAACAAGCCTGCTGTGCCCGAGGCCCCCATCGCCAAGAAAGAGCCCGTGCCTCGCGGCAAAAGCTTGCGGAGCCGACGGGTGCACCGGGGGCTGCCTGAGGCTGAGGACTCCCCGTGCAGGGCACCGGCGCTGCCCAAAGACCTGCTGCTCCCCGAATCGTGCACGGGGCCCCCCCAGGGACAGATGGAGGGGGCGGGGGCCCCGGGCCGGGGGATCTCAGAAGGACTTCCCAGGATGTGCACCCGCTCCTTCACGGCCTTGAGCGAGCCCCGCACACCCGGACCCCCAGGTCTGCCCACCACTCCTGCCCCCCCAGACAAGCTGGGGGGCAAGCAGCGAGCCGCCTTCAAGTCAGGCAAGCGTGTGGGAAAGCCCTCCCCAAAGGCCGCGTCCAGCCCCAGCAACCCAGCCGCCCTGCCTGTGGCCTCTGACAGCAGCCCCATGGGCTCCAAGACCAAGGAGACGGACTCACTGGATGCACCGGGCAAAGACCAGCGGTCCATGATCCTGCGGTCCCGCAGCAGGGCCCAGGAGGCCTTCCACTCCAAGCGCAGACGGCCCTCGGAGAGCCGACTGCCAAACTGCCGCGCCACCAAGAAGCTCCTTGCCAACAACCACCTGCCCGCCACGTTCAAGGTCACTGGCAGCCCCCAGAAGGAGGGGAGGGCGGGCCAGCGGGCGAGGGTTCCCAAGCCTGGTGCCGGCGGCAAGCTCTCAGATCGACCCCTCCATGCCCTCAAAAGGAAGTCAGCCTTCATGGCTCCCGTCCCCACCAAGAAGCGCAACCTGGTCTTACGCAGTGGTGGCCTTGGGGGAGACGTGAAGGAGGAGGGCGCCGAGGGCTCCCCCACCCTCTTCAAGAGGATGACGTCTCCCAAGAAGGCGAAACCCACCAAGGGCAATGGTGAGCCCACAGCGAAGCCACCACCCCTGGAGACCCCAGACACCAGCCTGAAGCTGGCCTCACGGGCGTCCTTCCAGGGGGCCATGAAGACCAAGGTGCTGCCACCCCGGAAAGGCCGGGGCTTGAAGCTAGAGGCCATTGTGCAGAAGATCACCTCACCCAGCCTGAAGAAGTTTGCGTGCAGAGCACCAGGGGCCCCTCCCGGGAATCCTGTGAGCCCATCCCTCCCCGAGAAGGAACGTGGGCTCAAGAGCACTGGGGGCAGCCTTCTGGGGACAGAGGAAGGTCTCTTAAATGTGAGCCCCGGGCAGAAGTTCCCAACAGCTCTGGGGGCTGAGCCGTTGTGCAGAAATCCGACCAATAGATCCTTAAAAGGCAAACTCGTGAACAGTAAGAAACTGTCCTTGACCGATGGTTTCAAAACGGAGGCCTTCATGTCCCCAGAGGCCCTGCTGCCTGGGGGCACTGCCCTGGCGCCTAAGAAGAGAAGCCGGAAAGGCAGAGCTGGGACCCTTGGACTCCCCAAAGGCTCCCTGGAGAAAAGGCCCCACCTTGGCCCAGCTCTGCTGCTGACTCCCCGAGACAGGGCCAATGGCACGCAGGGGGGCAGTGAGGACAGTTCTGGCGTAGGAGGCAAGAAGCCAAAGACGGAGGAGCTGGGCCTGGCTGCCCAGCCCCCAGAGGGCCGGCCCTGCCAGCCCCAGACGAGGGCACAGAAGCAGCCAGGCCATGCCAACTACAGCAGCTATTCCAAGCGGAAGCGCCTCACACGGGGCCGGGCCAAGAGCACCACCTCCTCACCCTGTAAGGGGCGGGCtaagcggcggcggcagcagcaggtgCTGCCCCTGGATCCCGCCGAACCTGAAATCCGCCTCAAGTACATTTCCTCCTGCAAGCGACTGCGGGCAGACAGCCGCACTCCCGCCTTCTCACCATTCGTGCGGGTAGAGAAGCGGGGTGCGTTcaccactgtttgcactgttgtCAACTCCCCCGGAGAGGAGCCCCAGCCCCAGAGGaagccttcctcttcctcctcctcctcgtcctgCTCCTTCTCCTTGGATGCGGCCGGGGCCTCCCTAGCCACGCTCCCTGGAGGCTCTGTCCCACAGCCTcggccctccctgcccctctcctccACCATGCACCTGGGGCCCGTGGTTTCCAAGGCCCTGAGTACCTCTTGCCTTGTTTGCTGCCTCTGCCAAAACCCGGCCAACTTCAAGGACCTTGGGGACCTCTGTGGGCCCTACTACCCTGAACACTGCCTCCCCAAAAAGAAGCCAAAACTCAAGGAGAAGGTGCGGCTGGAGGGCACCTGTGAGGAGGCCTCGCTGCCTCTTGAGAGGACACTCAAAGGCCTCGAGTGCCCAGCTGCTGCGTCTGctgctgccaccaccaccaccaccgggAAGCCCCCCAGGCCTGATGGCCCAGCCGATCCGGCCAAGCAGGGCTCTCTGCGCACCAGTGCCCGGGGCCTGTCCCGGCGGCTGCAGAGTTGCTACTGCTGTGATGGTCGGGGGGATGGCAGTGAGGAGGCAGCCCCAGCCGACAAGAGCCGTAAGCATGAGTGCAGCAAGGAGCCGCCGGCCGAGCCTGGCGGGGACACCCAGGAGCACTGGGTGCATGAGGCCTGCGCCGTATGGACAGGCGGGGTCTACCTGGTGGCCGGGAAGCTCTTTGGGCTACAGGAGGCCATGAAGGTGGCCCTGGACATG ACTTGTTCCAGCTGCCAAGAAGCGGGGGCCACCATAGGGTGCTGCCACAAAGGATGCCTCCACACCTACCATTACCCGTGTGCCAACGATGCGG GTTGTATATTCATTGAAGAGAACTTTTCTTTGAAATGCCCCAAACATAAG AGGCTGCCGTTGTAA